Proteins co-encoded in one Leucobacter exalbidus genomic window:
- the eno gene encoding phosphopyruvate hydratase: MAYIDAVIAREILDSRGNPTVEVEVGLTDDSVGRAAVPSGASTGAFEAYELRDGDADRYLGKGVTKAVDAVFDELGPAIEGFAADDQRIIDGVLKDTDGTDNKQRVGANSILGVSLAVAHAAAASAELPLYRYLGGPNAATLPVPLMNIINGGAHADTGVDIQEFMAVPLGAESFSEGLRWGVEVYHSLKALLKEKGLTTALGDEGGFAPDLPHNSAALDLILEAIKRAGFEPGRDIGLALDVASSEFHKDGVYTFEGKERSAADMIAYYADLMDRYPLVSIEDPLDESDWDGWKQLTDELGARVQLVGDDLFVTNPERLAQGIAQGTANSILVKVNQIGTLTETLDAVQMAQRAGYTAVMSHRSGETEDVTIADLAVATNCGQIKTGAPARSDRVAKYNQLLRIEEELGGAAHYAGRAAFPRFTA; this comes from the coding sequence GTGGCATATATCGACGCGGTGATTGCACGCGAGATTCTCGATTCGCGGGGCAACCCGACCGTTGAGGTCGAGGTTGGCCTCACAGACGATTCGGTGGGACGCGCTGCAGTTCCCTCAGGAGCGTCGACTGGCGCCTTCGAAGCATACGAACTGCGCGATGGCGACGCTGACCGTTACCTCGGCAAGGGCGTCACGAAGGCTGTCGACGCTGTATTCGACGAGCTCGGCCCGGCCATTGAAGGTTTTGCCGCTGATGATCAGCGCATCATCGACGGCGTGCTGAAGGACACCGACGGCACCGACAACAAGCAGCGCGTAGGCGCAAACTCGATTTTGGGCGTCAGCCTCGCGGTTGCTCACGCTGCAGCAGCCTCGGCTGAACTGCCCCTGTACCGCTACCTCGGTGGCCCCAACGCGGCAACGCTTCCCGTGCCGCTGATGAACATCATCAACGGTGGCGCACACGCCGACACCGGCGTTGACATCCAGGAGTTCATGGCGGTGCCGCTGGGCGCCGAGAGCTTCTCGGAAGGCCTGCGCTGGGGCGTTGAGGTGTACCACTCGCTCAAGGCTCTGCTGAAGGAAAAGGGCCTCACGACGGCTCTTGGCGATGAGGGTGGCTTCGCCCCCGACCTGCCCCACAACTCGGCAGCACTCGACTTGATCCTCGAGGCCATCAAGCGCGCCGGCTTCGAGCCCGGCCGCGACATCGGGCTCGCGCTCGACGTTGCATCGAGCGAGTTCCACAAGGACGGCGTCTACACGTTCGAGGGCAAAGAGCGCTCGGCGGCCGACATGATCGCGTACTACGCCGATCTGATGGATCGCTACCCGCTCGTCTCGATCGAGGATCCCCTCGACGAGAGCGATTGGGATGGCTGGAAGCAGCTCACCGACGAACTGGGCGCACGCGTGCAGCTCGTTGGCGATGACCTCTTCGTCACCAACCCCGAGCGCCTCGCTCAGGGCATCGCGCAGGGCACCGCCAACTCGATCCTGGTGAAGGTGAACCAGATTGGCACGCTCACCGAGACGCTTGACGCCGTGCAGATGGCACAGCGCGCGGGCTACACCGCCGTGATGTCGCACCGCTCGGGTGAAACCGAAGACGTGACGATCGCCGACCTCGCAGTCGCAACCAACTGCGGTCAGATCAAGACCGGCGCCCCCGCACGCAGCGACCGTGTCGCAAAGTACAACCAGCTGCTGCGCATTGAAGAAGAGCTCGGCGGTGCCGCACACTACGCTGGCCGCGCTGCGTTCCCCCGCTTCACCGCGTAA
- the hisS gene encoding histidine--tRNA ligase: MASPVNSPRGMRDFLPADKARREHALSVIKGVYRAHGFDEIETPVVEDHARLHAGLGGDNEKLSFSILKRGIRPEQLAAATEAGDAEKLADLGLRFDLTVPLTRFYATNRADLPPVFRSLQIAPVWRAERPQKGRYRQFVQADIDIIGEAGLIAEIELVTATSQALAALGLTGCVIRINDRRILLGLLAHCGFAEETHDRALITIDKLDKIGAAGVVDELREIDAAAAERLGEVLQAVEPALEGDGIALTREAIAAVLPAGAAEEGVTNLSDLGDALAGALPEGVEVRFDPTLVRGMGYYTGTIFEVAHPGSGSSVGGGGRYDGMVGRFLGQDVPAVGFSIGFERVVDLISLPKETGPESVALVYDTDVEFADLLVLKRALIERGHRVRLEKRQKNMKALLARVVGEGFASIANVRAGMSDVDALEIRPLQS, encoded by the coding sequence ATGGCCTCTCCTGTGAACTCGCCGCGCGGCATGCGCGATTTCCTTCCCGCAGACAAAGCACGTCGTGAGCACGCGCTTTCCGTCATCAAGGGGGTGTACCGCGCGCACGGCTTCGACGAGATCGAGACGCCCGTAGTCGAGGATCATGCCCGGCTGCACGCAGGGCTCGGCGGCGACAACGAAAAGCTGTCGTTCTCGATTCTGAAGCGCGGCATTCGCCCCGAACAGCTCGCCGCAGCCACCGAAGCTGGCGACGCCGAGAAGCTCGCCGACCTCGGCCTGCGCTTCGACCTCACGGTGCCCCTCACCAGGTTCTATGCGACGAACCGCGCCGACCTCCCGCCCGTGTTCCGCTCACTGCAGATCGCTCCCGTGTGGCGGGCCGAGCGCCCCCAAAAGGGCCGCTACCGCCAGTTTGTGCAGGCCGACATCGACATCATCGGTGAAGCTGGGCTGATCGCCGAGATTGAACTGGTGACCGCGACCTCGCAGGCGCTCGCGGCGCTGGGGCTCACGGGTTGCGTGATTCGCATCAACGACCGCCGCATTCTGCTCGGCCTGCTCGCGCACTGCGGCTTTGCCGAAGAGACGCACGATCGTGCGTTGATCACCATTGACAAGCTCGACAAGATCGGTGCCGCGGGCGTCGTTGACGAGCTGCGCGAGATCGACGCGGCCGCAGCCGAGCGCCTCGGTGAGGTGCTGCAGGCCGTTGAGCCCGCGCTTGAGGGCGACGGCATTGCGCTGACGCGCGAAGCAATCGCGGCGGTGCTGCCCGCAGGCGCCGCCGAAGAGGGCGTCACGAACCTTTCTGACCTCGGTGACGCGCTCGCGGGCGCACTGCCCGAGGGCGTCGAGGTGCGCTTTGACCCGACGCTGGTGCGCGGCATGGGCTACTACACCGGCACCATCTTCGAGGTTGCGCACCCGGGCTCTGGCAGCTCGGTGGGCGGCGGCGGCCGCTACGACGGTATGGTCGGCCGCTTCCTCGGCCAAGACGTGCCCGCCGTGGGCTTCTCGATTGGGTTCGAGCGCGTTGTTGACCTCATCTCGCTGCCCAAAGAAACCGGCCCCGAGTCGGTTGCGCTCGTGTATGACACCGACGTCGAGTTCGCTGATCTGCTCGTGCTGAAGCGCGCGCTCATCGAGCGCGGGCACCGCGTGCGCCTCGAGAAGCGTCAGAAAAACATGAAGGCGCTGCTGGCCCGGGTCGTCGGCGAGGGCTTCGCGAGCATCGCCAACGTGCGCGCGGGAATGAGCGACGTCGACGCGCTCGAGATTCGCCCGCTGCAAAGCTAA
- a CDS encoding zinc-dependent alcohol dehydrogenase: MKSVYITGPNQIEWVEIEQPTAGPGEVLLKVKACGICGSDAHYAQMGGIPPNQGATPLGHEPAAEVVELGAGVEGLEVGDHVVIDTMRFSDGLLGSGGNQGALSPYIVVHDYQPGVQLRKISEEVPWEVAALNEPMAVALHAVNRSGVQVGDKVVIFGAGPIGLGALLSYRRKGAAHIVVIDVVPARLEKALQVGADAVINSASEDVAARLVELHGDGATMMARGVRPATDIYLDAAGVAVVPQQVAGMAKSGATLAIVAVHKRPVELNFDQLLVTELNIVFSMGYPTEIFEITDDIEANWEKYALIISDRIPFDRALEALELAATPGAADKVSVIFD, encoded by the coding sequence ATGAAGTCCGTCTACATCACCGGCCCCAACCAGATCGAATGGGTTGAGATCGAGCAGCCCACAGCAGGGCCAGGCGAGGTGCTGCTGAAAGTGAAGGCATGCGGCATTTGTGGTTCCGACGCGCACTATGCGCAGATGGGCGGAATCCCTCCGAACCAGGGAGCAACCCCGCTTGGTCATGAACCCGCTGCTGAGGTAGTTGAACTTGGTGCCGGAGTCGAAGGGCTTGAGGTCGGCGACCATGTCGTGATCGACACCATGCGGTTTAGTGATGGTTTGCTCGGCTCAGGCGGCAATCAAGGAGCGCTCAGCCCATATATTGTCGTCCACGATTACCAGCCGGGGGTGCAGCTCAGGAAGATCTCAGAAGAGGTGCCCTGGGAAGTGGCGGCACTGAACGAGCCAATGGCCGTCGCGTTGCACGCGGTGAATCGCAGCGGAGTACAAGTCGGCGATAAAGTCGTGATCTTTGGTGCCGGCCCTATCGGTCTCGGTGCACTGCTTAGCTACCGCCGTAAGGGGGCCGCGCACATTGTCGTTATCGACGTCGTGCCAGCACGGCTCGAGAAGGCATTGCAGGTCGGTGCAGACGCCGTTATTAATTCAGCCTCCGAAGACGTTGCAGCACGCCTTGTCGAACTGCATGGTGACGGCGCCACGATGATGGCGCGCGGTGTACGCCCCGCGACTGATATCTATCTCGATGCTGCCGGTGTCGCTGTAGTACCGCAGCAGGTCGCAGGTATGGCTAAAAGTGGGGCCACATTGGCAATCGTTGCGGTGCACAAGCGGCCCGTCGAACTTAATTTCGATCAATTGTTGGTCACGGAACTCAACATCGTCTTCTCGATGGGGTACCCGACCGAGATTTTTGAGATTACCGATGATATTGAAGCTAACTGGGAGAAGTACGCGCTGATCATCAGCGACCGGATCCCGTTTGACCGCGCGTTGGAAGCACTCGAGCTTGCGGCGACTCCGGGGGCCGCGGACAAAGTTTCGGTGATCTTCGACTAG
- a CDS encoding FtsB family cell division protein, which yields MKHWAEDLKAWASSLKLSGFTVLVVILVLAGGFIVSPSLSTFVAQQREISELRRSVAEHRQAVDEIDAERAMWKDPVYIRSQARDRLYYVLPGETQLNVIDDVVMPVESEEETNAKLSRTESNWARTLAASTLAAGLAPEPDPQSTTKDPQP from the coding sequence GTGAAGCACTGGGCTGAAGACCTCAAGGCATGGGCCTCGAGTCTCAAACTCAGCGGCTTCACCGTGCTCGTTGTCATTTTGGTGCTCGCGGGCGGGTTCATTGTGAGCCCCAGCCTGTCGACGTTTGTGGCGCAGCAGCGAGAAATCTCCGAGCTGCGCCGCAGCGTCGCAGAGCATCGACAAGCCGTCGATGAGATCGACGCCGAGCGCGCGATGTGGAAGGACCCGGTGTACATCAGGTCCCAAGCCCGCGACCGGCTGTACTATGTGCTGCCGGGGGAGACCCAGCTCAATGTCATTGATGACGTCGTGATGCCCGTCGAATCTGAAGAAGAAACGAACGCTAAGCTGTCACGCACCGAATCGAATTGGGCCCGCACCCTCGCGGCATCCACTCTTGCCGCGGGGCTCGCCCCCGAACCAGACCCGCAATCAACAACGAAGGACCCGCAGCCATGA
- a CDS encoding VOC family protein yields MSTQIFVNLATDDLERSKAFYVALGCEINPLFTDDNAACVVWSDEVFFMVLTREFFGTFTDKPVANAHDTAQVLLAISRDSRAQVDETLAAGLAAGGTEPRPAQDMGFMYSRDLEDPDGNVLEFMYMDPAAVEAGPPDMN; encoded by the coding sequence ATGAGTACCCAAATATTCGTTAATCTGGCCACCGACGATCTCGAACGTTCCAAAGCGTTCTACGTCGCGCTCGGGTGCGAAATCAACCCGCTGTTCACTGATGACAACGCAGCGTGCGTGGTCTGGAGCGACGAGGTATTTTTCATGGTGCTGACGCGCGAATTCTTCGGCACCTTCACCGACAAGCCCGTCGCCAACGCGCACGACACCGCGCAGGTGCTGCTGGCGATCTCACGCGATTCGCGCGCGCAGGTCGACGAGACGCTCGCCGCCGGTCTTGCCGCGGGCGGCACCGAGCCTCGCCCGGCGCAAGACATGGGGTTCATGTACTCCCGCGATCTTGAAGATCCCGATGGCAACGTGCTCGAGTTTATGTACATGGATCCGGCCGCCGTTGAGGCAGGCCCGCCCGACATGAACTAA
- a CDS encoding Pls/PosA family non-ribosomal peptide synthetase: MTPGQHADAQTPLSRGAQSTPARTLIDILRATADTYPDASAIDDGSGALSYAELIDAVAAQAALLRAAGVRPGDRVGLRIDSGSKQLYIAILAIMQARAAYVPVDVDDSDERARLVFGEAQAVGIIGNGGYVPRERPAALAEEGDSAASDAAGTDAIAPHENPTLDDDAWIIFTSGSTGVPKGVAVTHRSAAAFVDAEAHLFLQAEPLAPEDRVLAGLSVAFDASCEEMWLAWRSGACLVPAPRALVRSGEDLAQWLVRQSITVVSTVPTLAAMWPAEAIENVRLLIFGGEACPPELVARLVEDGREIWNTYGPTEATVVSCGCVLDGVNPVSIGLPLEGWDLAVVDADGYRVAQGEIGELIIGGIGLARYLDPAKDAEKYASMPTLGWERAYRSGDLVRYEPDGLMFLGRADDQVKVGGRRIELGEVENALQELPGVTAAAAAVRESDAGVPVLVGYLVIERPEPTGSAAAESAEALGTEGAAGPAAAAGPEADLLDRAQAREFLASRLAAGVMPLLAVVDQLPIRTSGKVDRAALPWPLPQTAMGPGGIMADEGLTSTERWLAEQWQSVLGVQVPHTGADFFDLGGGSLAAAQLVSRIRVRVPEYTVADIYDVPRLAAMAKAIAATAQHEDPDDYHQPQPTPRYTQWVQTLAGVPLFIMSGVRWLVYVLTAGTVLRALDPVAFAVLPAVPWWVLAVALLLVSTPFGRMGIAATVARLLLMNLKPGDYPRGGVTHMRLWLAEQFAEQIDAVGLAGAPWVGLYARALGAKIDRDVSLHTLPPITGMLEIGARSSIEPEVDLSGYWIDGDLLRVGPVLIGNDVTVGARSTLAPGTRIDDGAEVSPGSAVFGRVKPGQRWAGSPAVRVGGSRSAAAKRNDDLWPEGVPAQAPGWQFAYGVSSIVLALMPFVAFAVGGAFVTLGIRGAATLGEALGGALLWLIPAVLATGLVYGLAVIAFVRLCAIGMVAGTYPVHSRVGWQVWSTERLLDSARTFLFPIYSSLFTPVWLRLLGARVGPNVEASTVLLLPKMTRIDEGAFLADDTMVASYELHRGWLHIDHVRIGKRAFLGNSGMAGPGHRVPKHSLVAVLSAAPAKAKAGSSWIGSPPARLRRLTQAGEDERTYHPGARLRVARTLWEMCRIVPVIVSCALGLTTLFAFAWLWGWLGPVVTLVLSGIVMLIAGALAAAITTAAKWLIVGPIRAREQPLWSSFVWRTEVSDTFTEVLAAPWFARAAVGTPALAVWLRSLGAKIGRGVWCDTYWLPEPDLVTLGDGATVNRGCVVQTHLFHDRIMSMDTVELGSGATLGPHSVILPAATIGANATVGPASLVMRGESVPVGSRWSGNPIGPWRVVKVRAYQSTD; this comes from the coding sequence ATCACTCCCGGCCAGCACGCTGATGCTCAGACTCCACTGAGTCGTGGCGCCCAAAGCACCCCAGCCCGCACGCTCATCGACATTCTGCGTGCCACAGCTGACACGTATCCCGATGCCTCTGCAATCGATGACGGATCGGGTGCGTTGAGCTACGCCGAACTCATTGACGCTGTCGCCGCCCAAGCCGCGCTGCTGCGTGCCGCGGGCGTGCGACCCGGTGACCGGGTCGGACTGCGCATTGATTCGGGCTCGAAGCAGCTCTACATCGCGATTCTGGCCATCATGCAGGCACGCGCCGCGTATGTGCCGGTGGACGTCGACGACAGCGACGAGCGTGCCCGCCTGGTGTTTGGTGAAGCACAAGCGGTCGGCATCATTGGCAACGGGGGATATGTGCCCCGTGAACGCCCCGCCGCACTCGCAGAGGAAGGCGACTCCGCCGCCAGTGACGCCGCTGGTACCGACGCAATCGCTCCGCACGAAAACCCGACCCTCGACGATGACGCCTGGATCATCTTCACCTCGGGGTCGACGGGGGTGCCCAAGGGCGTCGCCGTCACCCACCGATCAGCCGCCGCATTTGTTGACGCCGAAGCCCACCTGTTTTTGCAGGCCGAGCCGCTGGCCCCAGAGGACCGCGTGCTCGCGGGGCTCTCAGTGGCCTTTGACGCGTCGTGCGAAGAAATGTGGCTGGCCTGGCGCAGCGGCGCCTGCCTGGTGCCCGCACCCCGCGCTCTCGTGCGCTCGGGTGAGGATCTCGCGCAGTGGCTCGTGCGACAAAGCATCACCGTCGTCTCCACCGTTCCTACGCTCGCCGCCATGTGGCCGGCCGAAGCCATCGAGAACGTGCGCCTGCTGATCTTCGGCGGCGAAGCCTGCCCACCCGAGCTGGTCGCACGCCTCGTCGAAGACGGGCGCGAGATCTGGAACACGTACGGCCCGACCGAGGCGACCGTGGTCTCGTGCGGCTGCGTGCTCGACGGCGTGAACCCCGTCAGTATCGGGCTCCCGCTCGAGGGCTGGGATCTCGCGGTGGTTGATGCCGACGGGTACCGGGTCGCTCAGGGCGAAATTGGTGAGCTGATCATCGGCGGCATTGGCCTGGCGCGCTATCTTGACCCCGCAAAAGACGCCGAAAAGTACGCATCGATGCCCACCCTCGGCTGGGAACGCGCCTATCGCTCAGGCGACCTGGTGCGCTACGAACCAGACGGACTCATGTTCTTGGGTCGCGCCGATGACCAGGTGAAAGTGGGCGGCCGACGCATCGAACTGGGCGAGGTAGAAAACGCCCTCCAAGAACTCCCCGGGGTGACCGCTGCGGCCGCCGCCGTGCGCGAAAGCGACGCCGGTGTGCCCGTGTTGGTGGGCTACCTCGTGATCGAGCGCCCCGAGCCCACGGGCTCAGCGGCCGCCGAGTCAGCCGAAGCATTAGGTACCGAAGGCGCCGCCGGGCCCGCTGCTGCGGCCGGGCCCGAAGCCGACCTTCTCGACCGCGCGCAGGCGCGCGAGTTTTTGGCCTCACGCCTCGCCGCCGGGGTGATGCCGTTGCTCGCGGTGGTCGACCAGCTGCCCATTCGTACCTCGGGCAAGGTCGATCGCGCTGCCCTGCCCTGGCCCCTGCCGCAAACGGCGATGGGCCCGGGCGGCATCATGGCTGATGAGGGGCTCACGAGCACCGAACGGTGGCTCGCCGAGCAGTGGCAGAGCGTGCTGGGGGTGCAGGTGCCCCACACGGGCGCCGACTTCTTCGACCTCGGTGGCGGGTCACTCGCGGCGGCTCAGCTGGTGTCGCGTATTCGCGTTCGCGTGCCCGAATACACGGTGGCCGATATTTACGATGTGCCGCGCCTCGCCGCCATGGCGAAAGCGATTGCCGCCACCGCGCAGCACGAAGATCCCGATGACTACCATCAACCGCAACCGACGCCGCGATACACCCAGTGGGTGCAGACCCTCGCGGGCGTTCCGCTGTTCATCATGAGCGGTGTGCGCTGGCTCGTGTACGTGTTGACCGCGGGAACGGTGCTGCGGGCACTTGATCCGGTCGCGTTTGCCGTGCTGCCCGCGGTGCCCTGGTGGGTGCTCGCCGTGGCACTGCTGCTGGTGTCGACGCCCTTTGGCCGCATGGGAATCGCCGCAACCGTTGCCCGGCTGCTGCTGATGAACCTGAAGCCCGGCGACTACCCCAGGGGCGGGGTCACCCACATGCGCCTCTGGCTCGCCGAACAGTTCGCCGAGCAGATCGACGCGGTCGGTCTCGCCGGAGCACCGTGGGTGGGGCTGTACGCCCGCGCACTGGGCGCCAAAATTGATCGCGACGTGAGCCTGCACACGTTGCCGCCAATTACGGGCATGCTCGAGATTGGTGCGCGCAGCTCGATCGAACCCGAAGTGGATCTCTCTGGCTACTGGATCGACGGCGACCTGCTGCGCGTCGGGCCCGTACTGATCGGCAACGATGTCACGGTGGGCGCGCGCTCCACCCTGGCGCCGGGCACCCGCATCGACGACGGCGCCGAGGTGTCCCCGGGCTCTGCCGTGTTCGGCCGCGTGAAACCTGGGCAACGCTGGGCCGGATCCCCCGCAGTGCGGGTGGGCGGTTCTCGCAGCGCCGCAGCGAAACGCAACGACGACCTGTGGCCTGAGGGCGTGCCGGCACAGGCCCCGGGATGGCAGTTCGCCTACGGGGTGTCATCCATCGTGCTCGCACTCATGCCCTTTGTGGCCTTTGCCGTGGGCGGCGCATTTGTGACCCTGGGCATACGGGGAGCCGCGACGCTCGGCGAAGCACTCGGGGGAGCCCTCCTCTGGCTCATCCCTGCGGTGCTCGCGACGGGGCTCGTGTATGGCCTCGCCGTGATCGCGTTCGTGCGACTGTGCGCCATCGGCATGGTGGCGGGTACCTACCCCGTGCACAGCCGCGTGGGCTGGCAGGTATGGAGCACGGAGCGACTGCTGGACTCGGCACGCACCTTCCTGTTTCCCATTTACTCGAGCCTGTTCACCCCGGTGTGGCTGCGGCTGCTGGGCGCGCGCGTAGGCCCCAATGTGGAAGCCTCAACCGTGCTGTTGCTGCCCAAGATGACACGCATCGACGAGGGAGCCTTCCTCGCCGACGACACCATGGTGGCCTCCTACGAACTGCACCGCGGCTGGCTACACATCGACCACGTACGCATCGGCAAACGCGCCTTCCTCGGTAACTCAGGCATGGCGGGCCCCGGCCACCGCGTGCCCAAGCACTCGCTGGTGGCCGTGCTCTCGGCCGCTCCCGCAAAAGCCAAGGCCGGATCCTCATGGATCGGCTCACCACCCGCCAGGCTCCGCCGCCTCACCCAGGCGGGGGAGGACGAGCGCACCTACCACCCGGGCGCCCGGCTGCGCGTGGCTCGCACCCTGTGGGAGATGTGCCGCATCGTGCCCGTCATCGTGAGCTGCGCCCTGGGGCTGACGACACTGTTCGCCTTTGCCTGGCTGTGGGGCTGGCTCGGGCCTGTGGTCACCCTCGTGCTCTCGGGCATTGTGATGCTCATCGCCGGGGCGTTGGCGGCCGCGATCACCACCGCCGCGAAGTGGCTCATCGTCGGCCCCATTCGCGCCCGCGAACAACCGCTGTGGTCGAGTTTCGTGTGGCGCACCGAGGTCAGCGACACCTTCACCGAGGTGCTCGCCGCCCCCTGGTTCGCCCGCGCCGCCGTCGGCACCCCAGCGCTTGCGGTCTGGCTGCGCTCACTGGGCGCCAAAATTGGTCGCGGCGTCTGGTGCGACACCTACTGGCTCCCCGAACCCGATCTCGTCACCCTCGGCGATGGCGCGACAGTCAACCGCGGGTGCGTCGTACAAACCCACCTCTTCCACGACCGGATCATGAGCATGGACACGGTCGAACTGGGATCCGGGGCGACACTCGGCCCACACAGCGTCATTCTGCCCGCCGCAACCATCGGCGCGAATGCGACCGTCGGCCCCGCCTCGCTCGTGATGCGCGGCGAGAGCGTGCCGGTCGGATCGCGATGGAGCGGCAACCCCATCGGTCCCTGGCGCGTAGTGAAGGTGCGGGCCTACCAGTCAACTGATTAA
- a CDS encoding TetR/AcrR family transcriptional regulator has protein sequence MTTQRPGRPRSSSPDEVRDIAFGLFAKNGYAATSLAEIARAAGISRTTLFSYVPAKRDLVWDELDERLELALTGLTANREQSPVDAIVDALLALARHGISEHDALAERWNIVREDQELRASLMQRSEELAVHLARGVRELAPAADVELTDHVVRALLAVSTNCTEAWAQLPTVTMSLDEYTAIQLQPFADALRPLLEGQSDH, from the coding sequence TTGACGACTCAACGACCAGGCCGGCCGCGCAGCTCCTCCCCCGACGAGGTACGCGACATTGCATTCGGGCTCTTCGCCAAGAATGGATATGCCGCCACTTCGCTGGCTGAAATTGCACGTGCCGCAGGGATCAGTCGTACAACACTGTTCTCATATGTCCCAGCGAAGCGCGACCTGGTCTGGGACGAACTTGATGAGCGCCTCGAACTCGCCCTTACCGGGCTAACCGCTAACCGCGAGCAGTCTCCCGTCGACGCGATTGTCGATGCTCTCCTCGCGTTGGCACGCCACGGCATCAGCGAGCATGATGCTTTGGCCGAACGATGGAATATCGTGCGCGAAGACCAGGAGCTTCGGGCATCATTGATGCAACGATCAGAGGAACTCGCAGTACATCTCGCACGGGGTGTTCGTGAGCTGGCGCCGGCCGCCGATGTCGAACTAACGGATCACGTGGTGCGGGCGCTGCTCGCGGTCTCGACCAACTGCACCGAGGCGTGGGCCCAACTTCCCACGGTCACTATGAGTCTTGATGAGTACACCGCGATCCAATTGCAGCCGTTTGCTGATGCACTGCGGCCGCTGCTCGAGGGCCAATCCGACCACTAG
- a CDS encoding M1 family metallopeptidase, producing MPRTLQPHSYTPHAYVPRSGDARYAVRHTRLDLDYTPRTNRLKGSATLSVEVLEPTKSIRVDLAGLQTGKVRVNGKVHKAVAQDDLGLKIRFVDTVPAGSQLTLAIEYAGSPAPLKSRWGLIGWEELENGVLVASQPNGAPTWFPCNDRVDDRGTYDIRFTCDREFFVAVTGAPGSVTTRGGRRTWSFTSDVPTASYLLAAHVGYYAEFFLGAARIVTPPAQVAQVREAFAPIEQMMTVFETWFGAYPQEDLTIVVTEEALEIPLEAQGMATFGVNHCAPAEQRLIAHELAHQWFGNSVGIGRWEDIWLNEGFACYAEWVWSEASGGPALAACAEEHYALLASLPQDLRLLDPGPTDMFDDRVYKRGALLLEALRRTLGDDVFRAMLLEWATSRRHQLASTDDFIAHVAKFSGDAGGAALDGLWQSWLRDTKLPRLPRNK from the coding sequence ATGCCACGCACCTTGCAGCCCCACTCGTACACCCCGCACGCCTACGTGCCACGGTCTGGTGATGCCAGATACGCGGTGCGGCACACCCGGCTCGACCTCGACTACACGCCGCGCACCAACCGCCTGAAGGGCAGCGCGACGCTGTCGGTGGAAGTACTCGAACCCACGAAATCGATTCGGGTGGACCTCGCGGGGCTACAAACGGGCAAAGTGCGCGTTAATGGCAAAGTACACAAGGCCGTCGCGCAAGATGACCTGGGCCTAAAGATACGTTTCGTCGATACGGTGCCGGCGGGGTCACAGCTGACACTCGCGATCGAGTACGCGGGATCCCCGGCCCCCTTGAAGTCACGGTGGGGGCTCATTGGCTGGGAAGAACTCGAAAACGGTGTGCTCGTGGCCTCGCAGCCCAACGGCGCACCCACCTGGTTCCCCTGCAATGACCGCGTCGACGACCGCGGCACCTACGACATTCGGTTCACCTGCGACCGCGAATTCTTCGTCGCCGTCACCGGAGCGCCAGGGTCAGTGACCACGCGCGGCGGGCGACGCACCTGGTCCTTCACCAGCGACGTTCCCACCGCCAGCTACCTGCTCGCAGCCCACGTGGGGTACTACGCCGAATTCTTCCTCGGGGCGGCCCGCATCGTCACCCCGCCCGCTCAAGTCGCCCAGGTACGCGAAGCATTTGCCCCCATCGAACAGATGATGACCGTGTTCGAAACATGGTTTGGGGCATACCCGCAAGAAGACCTCACGATCGTCGTCACCGAAGAAGCCCTCGAGATTCCCCTCGAAGCCCAGGGGATGGCCACCTTCGGGGTCAACCACTGCGCCCCCGCAGAACAACGCCTGATCGCGCACGAACTCGCGCACCAGTGGTTTGGCAACAGCGTGGGCATCGGCAGGTGGGAAGACATCTGGCTGAACGAGGGATTCGCCTGCTACGCCGAATGGGTGTGGTCAGAGGCCTCGGGTGGGCCGGCGCTCGCCGCCTGTGCCGAGGAACACTACGCATTGCTCGCATCATTACCGCAGGATCTGCGACTGCTCGACCCCGGCCCCACCGACATGTTCGATGACCGCGTCTACAAACGCGGTGCCCTGCTGCTCGAAGCGCTGCGGCGCACGCTCGGCGACGACGTGTTTCGCGCGATGCTGCTGGAATGGGCGACATCGCGGCGGCACCAGCTCGCCTCAACCGACGATTTCATCGCTCACGTTGCGAAGTTCAGCGGTGACGCCGGCGGTGCCGCGCTTGATGGCCTGTGGCAGTCGTGGCTGCGCGACACGAAGCTGCCGCGGTTGCCGCGCAACAAATAG